A region of Paractinoplanes abujensis DNA encodes the following proteins:
- a CDS encoding TetR/AcrR family transcriptional regulator, translating into MVAAARDLTAAHGWDGVRMADVAAAVGVSRQTVYNEFGDRAGLAEQLALAEVQRFAEMVGRELSAHGDDVHAAVHATIQRVLTEAAANPLVRAILTGDRGGGELMPYLTTRSNIVLHAAGEVVAGWVRVQRPELDDGAAAAAADVIIRLVISHIVMPGESSAASAEALSGVFMRLLG; encoded by the coding sequence GTGGTCGCCGCCGCACGCGATCTGACCGCCGCTCACGGCTGGGACGGCGTTCGCATGGCGGATGTCGCCGCCGCGGTCGGGGTCAGCCGCCAGACGGTGTACAACGAGTTCGGCGACCGGGCCGGGCTGGCCGAGCAGTTGGCCCTCGCCGAGGTGCAACGCTTCGCGGAGATGGTCGGCCGGGAGTTGTCCGCTCACGGTGACGACGTGCACGCCGCGGTCCACGCCACCATCCAGCGCGTGCTGACCGAAGCAGCCGCCAACCCTCTGGTGCGCGCCATCCTCACCGGTGATCGTGGCGGTGGCGAGCTGATGCCTTATCTGACCACCCGATCGAACATCGTGCTGCACGCCGCCGGCGAGGTTGTTGCCGGATGGGTACGTGTCCAGCGGCCGGAACTGGACGACGGCGCGGCGGCAGCGGCCGCCGACGTGATCATTCGCCTTGTCATCAGCCACATCGTCATGCCGGGTGAGTCGTCAGCAGCCTCGGCTGAGGCCTTGTCCGGCGTGTTCATGCGTTTGCTGGGATAG
- a CDS encoding alkane 1-monooxygenase has protein sequence MDSVAAAWRDTKRPLWPLALVVPGLPFASLLLVTVSGASWGWWLTPVVVLGVIPVIDLLVGDDHANPPEEVVPALQSSPYYRWITYLFLPAQFAALVLTCLAWLRNPGLTGGAGLVLTAGLVNGIAINTAHELGHKREKAERWLSKIALAPAGYGHFFVEHNRGHHVRVATPQDPASSRLGESYWRFWPRTVVGSLRSAWHLESSKHRLRGRSRWTWRNDVLNAWAMTVVLYGTLTAVMGPGVLPFLVAQALVGISILEAVNYLEHYGLLRQHNAAGRYEKVDPRHSWNSDRLTTNVFLFQLQRHSDHHANPLRRYQTLRSFDVSPQLPAGYATMLLAALIPPVWHRIMDERVIAHYRGDVSSANAVPGYRPRPAHPRYNLHGDSR, from the coding sequence ATGGACAGCGTTGCTGCCGCCTGGCGCGACACCAAACGCCCGCTCTGGCCGCTGGCATTGGTGGTACCCGGCTTGCCGTTCGCGTCTCTGCTGCTGGTCACAGTCAGCGGCGCGTCGTGGGGGTGGTGGCTGACACCGGTGGTCGTCCTCGGCGTCATTCCCGTGATCGATCTGCTGGTGGGCGATGATCACGCCAACCCGCCGGAAGAGGTCGTGCCGGCCCTCCAGTCCTCGCCGTACTACCGCTGGATCACCTACCTCTTTCTGCCGGCGCAGTTCGCCGCCCTCGTGCTCACCTGCCTGGCGTGGCTGCGGAACCCGGGACTGACCGGGGGCGCGGGCCTGGTGCTGACCGCGGGATTGGTCAATGGCATCGCCATCAACACCGCGCACGAGCTGGGCCACAAGAGGGAGAAGGCCGAGCGGTGGCTGTCCAAGATCGCCTTGGCACCGGCGGGTTACGGGCACTTCTTCGTCGAGCACAACCGTGGTCACCATGTCCGGGTGGCCACCCCGCAAGACCCCGCGAGTTCCCGTCTGGGCGAAAGTTATTGGCGGTTCTGGCCGCGGACCGTGGTGGGCAGCCTGCGCTCGGCGTGGCATCTGGAGTCCTCGAAACACCGCCTGCGCGGGCGCAGCCGGTGGACCTGGCGCAACGATGTCCTCAACGCGTGGGCCATGACCGTGGTGCTCTACGGCACCCTCACAGCCGTCATGGGTCCCGGCGTTCTGCCCTTCCTCGTGGCGCAGGCGCTCGTCGGGATATCGATACTGGAAGCCGTCAACTATCTCGAGCACTACGGGCTGTTGCGGCAACACAACGCGGCGGGCCGCTACGAGAAGGTCGACCCACGCCACAGCTGGAACAGCGACCGTCTCACGACCAATGTCTTCCTGTTCCAGCTTCAGCGTCACAGTGACCACCACGCCAATCCCTTGCGCCGTTATCAGACCCTGCGCAGCTTCGACGTCTCGCCACAGTTGCCGGCCGGCTACGCAACCATGCTGCTGGCCGCACTGATTCCGCCGGTGTGGCACCGGATCATGGACGAACGGGTCATCGCCCACTATCGAGGCGACGTGTCATCGGCCAACGCCGTGCCCGGCTATCGACCGCGACCGGCGCATCCCCGCTACAACCTTCACGGCGACAGTCGGTGA
- a CDS encoding PQQ-dependent sugar dehydrogenase yields MTLGRSRTVAVLAGLLLLVLSAPLSSAGPAAGAPRVRPVPLTELTVVSEQVAFGLQRPIAITGLPDGRMLIAEKDGTVRSYHPDTGLAADPVLDLSALIETSDNERGLLGITPAPDFARTGMLYVSYTSRPAGALTVARLPISAPERLQVLLTQEHAEYGNHNGGQVAFGRDGYLYWSTGDGGYSGDPFKSGQDLGTLLGKIIRIDVNRACGSRPYCVPASNPFVRKPGARPEIWLYGLRNPWRFSIDVDNSLWIGDVGQGLVEEVNHVRPGQGGANLGWSCKEGTPIFDPEQCRPGVRYVDPVFEYEHFMTEGCSVTGGVVYRGSRTPEARGVYLASDYCNTRAFAVRPRAGGGYDSATIGTFPTQPTAFAADVHGELYVLSDLPGFLSRIRIEHVPPA; encoded by the coding sequence ATGACGCTCGGACGTAGTCGTACGGTCGCTGTGCTGGCCGGCCTGCTGTTACTGGTGCTGTCGGCACCGCTGTCGAGCGCGGGGCCGGCGGCCGGCGCGCCCCGTGTCCGCCCCGTCCCCCTGACCGAACTGACCGTGGTGTCCGAGCAGGTGGCCTTCGGTCTGCAGCGTCCGATCGCCATCACCGGGCTCCCGGACGGGCGGATGCTGATCGCCGAGAAGGACGGCACCGTCCGCTCCTACCACCCGGACACCGGCCTGGCCGCCGACCCGGTGCTCGACCTGAGCGCCCTGATCGAGACGTCCGACAACGAACGCGGCCTGCTCGGCATCACCCCGGCCCCGGACTTCGCTCGCACCGGCATGCTGTACGTGTCGTACACGAGCCGGCCGGCCGGCGCGCTGACGGTGGCCCGGCTGCCGATCAGCGCCCCGGAGCGGTTGCAGGTGCTGCTGACGCAGGAGCACGCCGAGTACGGCAACCACAACGGCGGACAGGTGGCGTTCGGCCGCGACGGCTACCTTTACTGGTCCACCGGCGACGGCGGCTACTCCGGCGACCCGTTCAAGTCCGGTCAGGACCTCGGCACCCTGCTCGGCAAGATCATCCGGATCGACGTGAACCGGGCCTGCGGGTCGCGGCCGTACTGCGTTCCCGCGAGCAACCCGTTCGTCCGTAAGCCGGGCGCCCGTCCGGAGATCTGGCTTTACGGTCTGCGCAACCCGTGGCGTTTCTCCATCGACGTCGACAACTCGCTGTGGATCGGGGACGTCGGCCAGGGCCTGGTCGAGGAGGTCAACCACGTCCGCCCCGGGCAGGGTGGGGCCAACCTGGGCTGGTCGTGCAAGGAGGGCACTCCGATATTCGACCCTGAGCAGTGCCGGCCGGGTGTGCGTTACGTCGACCCGGTTTTCGAGTACGAGCATTTCATGACCGAGGGCTGCTCGGTCACCGGCGGCGTGGTGTATCGAGGATCCCGCACGCCCGAGGCGCGGGGCGTCTACCTCGCGAGCGACTACTGCAACACTCGCGCGTTCGCGGTGCGTCCCCGGGCCGGGGGCGGCTACGACTCGGCCACGATCGGCACCTTCCCCACCCAGCCGACCGCCTTCGCCGCCGACGTGCACGGCGAGCTGTACGTGCTCAGCGACCTCCCCGGCTTCCTGAGCCGCATTCGGATCGAGCACGTTCCGCCCGCCTGA
- a CDS encoding redoxin domain-containing protein, which produces MNTRTEAPEWTTTQWFNSEPLSLTALRGQVIVVEAFQMLCPGCVAHGLPQAAKLARVFGGDLAVVGLHSVFEHHQAMTPVSLEAFLHEYRVTFPVGVDAHEEGNPTPVTFGRYGMRGTPTLLLIDRDGVLRAHHFGAVDDMEIASAVTRLIDAKSAPVPGTVPAGATEASFCSVDGVCS; this is translated from the coding sequence GTGAACACCCGAACCGAGGCGCCCGAGTGGACCACCACGCAGTGGTTCAACAGCGAGCCGCTGAGCCTGACCGCGCTGCGCGGCCAGGTGATCGTCGTCGAGGCATTCCAGATGCTGTGCCCGGGCTGCGTGGCACACGGCCTGCCGCAGGCCGCCAAGCTGGCCCGCGTGTTCGGCGGCGACCTGGCCGTCGTCGGACTGCACAGCGTCTTCGAGCATCACCAGGCGATGACGCCGGTCAGCCTCGAAGCCTTCCTGCACGAGTACCGGGTCACCTTCCCGGTCGGCGTCGACGCACACGAGGAGGGCAACCCCACGCCGGTCACCTTCGGCCGGTACGGGATGCGTGGAACCCCCACTCTGCTGCTGATCGACCGCGACGGCGTGCTGCGCGCGCACCACTTCGGCGCGGTGGACGACATGGAGATCGCCTCGGCGGTCACCCGGCTCATCGACGCCAAGTCCGCGCCTGTGCCGGGGACCGTCCCGGCCGGTGCGACTGAAGCATCCTTCTGCAGCGTGGATGGCGTCTGCAGCTGA
- a CDS encoding DUF4331 family protein — translation MSHHLDSPLARQDPRLNITDQYVFDAPGATVFAMNVRTSLAGDGVPLGFHDEGRYEFKVHLDGSTVENLTFRIVFDAQDDAGQSYRVFRLSGADATDDTATGVEIAGGRTGEAVAGDGGLRVWAGRAAEPFSLDLRQLGAIDQVVQHGQSVDLAPPADVASTFAGSTVSTIVLQVPDTDADLSAGRSIRVWSVAKLATDAGGWRQINRAGLPMIWPIFRDHDSEVSSRANETQPAGDRDAYGKATENLIRATVQLLGTTTRPDAYAATVVERIFPDTLPYVTGTAAAFSFAGFNGRRLGDNAPEVMFSLVTNAAVSTGLTATASSEQFPYVIPA, via the coding sequence ATGTCTCACCATCTCGATTCCCCGCTCGCTCGCCAGGACCCGCGGCTGAACATCACCGACCAGTACGTCTTCGACGCGCCCGGCGCGACGGTGTTCGCCATGAACGTCCGTACCTCGCTGGCCGGGGACGGCGTGCCGCTCGGCTTCCACGACGAGGGCCGCTACGAGTTCAAGGTCCACCTCGACGGCTCGACTGTCGAGAACCTGACCTTCCGCATCGTCTTCGACGCCCAGGACGACGCCGGGCAGAGCTACCGGGTGTTCCGGCTCAGTGGCGCCGACGCGACCGATGACACCGCCACCGGTGTCGAGATCGCCGGCGGCCGCACCGGCGAGGCGGTGGCCGGCGACGGTGGCCTGCGCGTCTGGGCCGGGCGCGCGGCCGAACCCTTCTCCCTGGACCTGCGCCAACTCGGCGCGATCGACCAGGTCGTCCAGCACGGGCAGAGCGTTGATCTTGCCCCGCCGGCCGACGTGGCCAGCACCTTCGCCGGCTCCACCGTGTCCACCATCGTCCTTCAGGTGCCGGACACCGACGCCGACCTCAGCGCCGGGCGCAGTATCCGGGTGTGGAGCGTGGCCAAGCTCGCCACCGACGCGGGCGGCTGGCGGCAGATCAACCGGGCCGGGCTGCCGATGATCTGGCCGATCTTCCGCGACCATGACTCCGAGGTGTCCAGCCGCGCCAACGAGACGCAGCCCGCCGGCGACCGCGATGCCTACGGCAAGGCGACCGAGAACCTGATCCGCGCGACGGTCCAGCTGCTCGGCACCACGACCAGGCCCGATGCGTACGCGGCCACGGTGGTGGAGCGCATCTTCCCCGACACCCTCCCGTACGTCACGGGCACCGCGGCCGCCTTCTCGTTCGCCGGCTTCAACGGCCGCCGGCTCGGCGACAACGCACCCGAGGTGATGTTCTCGCTGGTGACCAATGCCGCGGTCAGCACGGGTCTGACGGCGACCGCTTCATCCGAGCAGTTCCCGTACGTGATCCCGGCCTGA
- a CDS encoding YciI family protein, which translates to MAKYAILIYEDPAFYANASPEAWAAVLDAHSTFVKQVSELGGSLAGGEALAPTTTATTIKGAGTVTDGPFVETKEAFGGYYVVEARDLDHAIEIAKLCPAPGGGVEVRPVVDATTNPF; encoded by the coding sequence ATGGCCAAGTACGCGATCCTCATCTACGAAGACCCGGCCTTCTACGCGAACGCATCGCCCGAGGCGTGGGCCGCGGTGCTCGACGCGCACAGCACGTTCGTCAAGCAGGTCTCCGAGCTCGGCGGGTCCCTCGCGGGCGGAGAGGCGCTCGCGCCCACGACGACGGCCACCACGATCAAAGGCGCCGGCACGGTGACGGACGGCCCGTTCGTCGAGACCAAGGAAGCCTTCGGCGGCTACTACGTCGTCGAGGCGCGCGACCTCGACCACGCCATCGAGATCGCCAAGCTGTGCCCGGCCCCCGGCGGCGGCGTCGAGGTCCGCCCGGTCGTGGACGCGACGACCAACCCGTTCTGA
- a CDS encoding RNA polymerase sigma factor: MLSATVRVAGDLDVAEECAQEAYVRALQTWTRDGVPERPGAWLTTAARNQALDRLRREITLRRKLPLLVEPATVDPHNPADLDRPDATVPDDRLRLVFTCCHPALAPEARVALTLRLVCGVPTPDVARAFLVSEPTMAARITRAKKKIAEARIPYRVPGRAELPERLDSVLTAVHLLFSTGHTAGKGDTLVDEEICDRAMHLARTLAALLPEQPETRGLLGLLLLTDARRATRTDQQGRLLLLADQDRTRWDQRAILEGLTVTAGALASGPPARFTLQAAIAGVHATAPSLEQTDWPRVVHLYDRLLAVWNTPVVALNRAAAVAFADGPAAALPLLDELAADPRLADYPYLPATRADLLRRLGDAAGAASAYRRAMELTANSAERAFLEQRLAEVSRAAGARPAPG; encoded by the coding sequence GTGCTGTCCGCCACGGTGCGCGTCGCGGGCGACCTGGACGTCGCGGAGGAGTGCGCGCAGGAGGCGTACGTCCGCGCGCTGCAGACCTGGACCCGCGACGGCGTCCCGGAGCGGCCCGGCGCGTGGCTGACCACGGCGGCGCGGAATCAGGCGCTGGACCGGTTGCGTCGCGAAATCACCCTCCGGCGCAAGCTCCCGCTGCTCGTGGAGCCGGCGACCGTCGATCCGCACAACCCGGCCGACCTTGACCGGCCCGACGCCACGGTGCCGGACGACCGGCTCCGGCTGGTGTTCACCTGCTGCCACCCCGCCCTCGCCCCCGAGGCCCGCGTCGCCCTCACCCTGCGCCTGGTCTGCGGCGTTCCCACGCCCGACGTTGCCCGGGCCTTCCTGGTGTCCGAGCCGACGATGGCGGCACGGATCACCCGGGCCAAGAAGAAGATCGCCGAAGCACGGATCCCCTACCGGGTTCCCGGCCGGGCGGAGCTGCCCGAACGCCTGGACAGCGTGCTCACTGCTGTCCACCTGCTCTTCAGCACCGGCCACACGGCCGGCAAGGGCGACACGCTCGTCGATGAGGAAATCTGCGACCGGGCCATGCACCTCGCGCGCACCCTCGCCGCGCTGCTCCCCGAGCAGCCCGAGACCCGCGGCCTGCTGGGCCTGCTGCTCCTCACCGACGCGCGCCGGGCCACCCGGACCGACCAGCAGGGCCGGCTGCTCCTGCTCGCCGACCAGGACCGGACGCGCTGGGACCAGCGCGCGATTCTGGAGGGGCTCACGGTGACGGCCGGGGCACTGGCGTCCGGCCCACCGGCGCGGTTCACCCTGCAGGCGGCGATCGCCGGCGTGCACGCGACGGCGCCGTCGCTGGAGCAAACCGACTGGCCGCGCGTCGTGCATCTCTACGACCGGCTGCTGGCGGTGTGGAACACCCCGGTGGTCGCGCTCAACCGGGCCGCCGCCGTGGCGTTCGCCGACGGTCCGGCCGCCGCCCTGCCGCTCCTCGACGAGCTGGCGGCCGATCCCCGGCTCGCCGACTACCCTTACCTTCCCGCCACCCGCGCCGACCTGCTGCGCCGCCTCGGCGACGCCGCCGGAGCGGCGAGCGCGTACCGGCGCGCGATGGAACTCACGGCGAACTCCGCGGAGCGCGCTTTCCTGGAGCAGCGCCTGGCCGAGGTCAGCCGCGCCGCCGGCGCCAGGCCCGCCCCCGGCTGA
- a CDS encoding transporter substrate-binding domain-containing protein encodes MRIVNVPVLLVAAIVALTGCAGTEPVEQPVDRLAEARAALAGSVDRGDVLVFGTDPTFEPMTFKRGSAYAGLDIDVAQAVAAKLGARVEWRTVAFGDLLEQVRSKKIDASISSMFDRAERQKKVDFVDYLNAGTSIVVRKGTGDIGGMPGLCGRRVAAQPDTVFVEMATAQGKACGRRKLTVVSTDRPSASVRDGKADAALNDFPIAALDVEKMTTLELSGPQIEAIPYGIGVAKDRKPLTAAIQTALYAMINDGTYDALLTKWKVKEGALRTGAINGGA; translated from the coding sequence GTGCGAATCGTCAACGTTCCGGTGCTCCTCGTCGCCGCAATCGTCGCCTTGACCGGATGCGCCGGAACCGAGCCGGTCGAGCAGCCCGTCGACCGGCTCGCGGAAGCCCGGGCGGCTCTGGCCGGCTCGGTCGACCGAGGCGACGTTCTGGTGTTCGGAACCGACCCGACCTTCGAACCGATGACCTTCAAGCGTGGCTCCGCCTACGCCGGGCTCGACATCGACGTCGCGCAGGCCGTCGCGGCCAAACTCGGTGCCCGCGTCGAATGGCGCACCGTGGCCTTCGGCGATCTGCTCGAGCAGGTCAGGAGCAAGAAGATCGACGCGTCGATCTCGTCGATGTTCGACCGGGCCGAACGGCAGAAGAAGGTCGACTTCGTGGACTACCTCAACGCCGGCACGTCCATCGTCGTGCGCAAGGGCACGGGCGACATCGGCGGCATGCCGGGCCTGTGTGGCCGGCGGGTGGCGGCTCAGCCGGACACTGTCTTCGTGGAGATGGCGACTGCGCAGGGCAAAGCGTGCGGCCGTCGCAAGCTCACGGTGGTCAGCACCGACCGGCCCTCTGCGTCCGTCCGTGACGGGAAAGCCGACGCCGCGCTCAACGACTTTCCCATCGCGGCGCTCGACGTGGAGAAGATGACCACGTTGGAGCTTTCCGGACCGCAGATCGAAGCCATCCCGTACGGCATCGGCGTGGCGAAAGATCGTAAGCCGCTCACCGCCGCCATTCAGACAGCGCTGTACGCGATGATCAACGACGGCACGTACGACGCCCTGCTCACCAAGTGGAAGGTCAAGGAGGGCGCCCTGCGCACCGGCGCCATCAACGGGGGAGCCTGA